In Horticoccus luteus, the following proteins share a genomic window:
- a CDS encoding M20 family metallopeptidase: protein MTPADYLDAHTDDLTALLAQLVRTSTVNPPGENYGAITEFLTRELTACGLAAKRHRVPDAFLRLHLPPEQFGYPRYNVVGKRAVPGATKTVHFNAHYDVVPVSGEWRHGGAFSGAVDDGWIYGRGTADMKGSIASLVLALRALKATGVKPKMNIEVSFTADEETDSLLGTGWVVQNAAISPDYALVMEGGEGRAVCCGHNGVLWFNVIVHGRAAHGSQPEDGVNALEKMSALVLALEEYKRELARRTFRTPEGKSMRPTINVGGVFEAGPGGKINTVPARASFTIDRRVLAVEDHVAAEKELRAFLAAAARRIPQCKITVEKVSENYSCYSAPEHPFFAAMAGCVRRVRGGKTVFNVSTGFNDMHFFSHYLKIPTLGYGPGGDDYHAVDERADVRELVRSAKIYAELLTTFSG, encoded by the coding sequence ATGACCCCGGCGGACTATCTCGACGCGCACACCGACGACCTGACGGCGTTGCTCGCACAGTTGGTGCGGACGAGCACGGTGAATCCGCCGGGCGAAAATTACGGGGCGATCACGGAATTTCTCACGCGTGAACTGACGGCGTGCGGGCTCGCGGCGAAGCGTCACCGCGTGCCGGACGCGTTTCTGCGGCTGCACCTGCCGCCGGAGCAGTTCGGTTATCCGCGTTACAATGTCGTGGGAAAACGGGCGGTGCCGGGAGCGACCAAGACGGTGCATTTCAACGCTCATTACGACGTCGTGCCGGTGTCGGGCGAATGGCGGCACGGTGGGGCGTTCAGCGGCGCGGTGGACGATGGTTGGATTTACGGGCGCGGCACCGCGGATATGAAGGGCTCGATTGCGAGCCTCGTGCTGGCGTTGCGCGCGCTCAAGGCCACCGGTGTGAAGCCGAAGATGAATATCGAAGTCTCGTTTACGGCGGACGAGGAAACGGATTCGCTGCTGGGCACGGGCTGGGTGGTGCAGAACGCGGCGATCTCGCCGGATTACGCGCTCGTGATGGAGGGCGGGGAAGGGCGCGCGGTGTGTTGCGGGCACAATGGCGTGCTCTGGTTCAACGTGATCGTGCACGGGCGCGCGGCGCATGGATCGCAACCGGAGGACGGGGTGAACGCGTTGGAGAAAATGTCGGCGCTGGTGCTCGCGTTGGAGGAGTATAAGCGCGAGTTGGCGCGGCGGACGTTTCGCACGCCGGAGGGCAAGTCGATGCGGCCGACGATCAATGTCGGGGGCGTGTTCGAGGCGGGCCCGGGCGGCAAGATCAACACGGTGCCGGCGCGGGCGAGTTTCACGATCGACCGGCGCGTGCTGGCGGTCGAGGACCATGTCGCGGCGGAGAAGGAGTTGCGGGCGTTTCTCGCGGCGGCGGCGCGCCGTATCCCGCAGTGCAAGATCACCGTCGAGAAGGTCTCGGAAAATTATTCGTGCTACTCGGCGCCGGAGCATCCGTTCTTCGCGGCGATGGCGGGCTGTGTGCGCCGCGTGCGCGGGGGGAAGACGGTGTTCAACGTGTCGACGGGGTTCAACGACATGCACTTTTTCTCGCACTACCTGAAAATTCCCACGCTCGGCTACGGGCCGGGAGGCGATGACTACCACGCGGTGGATGAACGCGCGGACGTGCGCGAGTTGGTGCGCAGCGCGAAGATTTACGCGGAGCTGCTGACGACGTTCAGCGGCTGA
- the gdhA gene encoding NADP-specific glutamate dehydrogenase: MPSPARTTRTTHIDEKLAGLFEDVVKRNPGEVEFHQAVREVLESLGPVLVKHPEFGTQKIIERICEPERQIIFRVPWQDDQGQVQVNRGFRVEVNSALGPYKGGLRFHPSVYLGIVKFLGFEQLFKNALTGMPIGGGKGGSDFDPKGKSTSEIMRFCQSFMTELYRHLGEYTDVPAGDIGVGTREIGYLFGQYKRITNRYESGVLTGKGLDWGGAQARKEATGYGAVFFLNEMLGVRDDSVDGKTCVVSGSGNVAIYAIEKLQQLGGKVVACSDSAGFIHDPKGLDLALIKQLKEVERRRIADYITARPRARYVPNGNLWDVPCQLALPCATQNELNGKDAVQLVKNGCIAIAEGANMPTTPEGVRVFAEAGVAFGPGKAANAGGVATSALEMQQNASRDVWDFAFTEKRLAVIIKGIHQRCYETAEEYGAPGNYVKGANIASFIKVAHAMVALGVV; the protein is encoded by the coding sequence TTGCCGTCCCCCGCCCGCACCACCAGGACGACACACATCGACGAAAAGCTGGCGGGCTTGTTTGAAGACGTCGTGAAGCGCAATCCGGGCGAGGTGGAATTCCACCAAGCGGTCCGCGAAGTGCTCGAATCCCTCGGGCCTGTCCTCGTCAAGCACCCGGAATTTGGGACGCAAAAAATCATCGAACGCATTTGCGAGCCGGAGCGGCAGATCATTTTTCGCGTGCCGTGGCAGGACGACCAGGGCCAGGTGCAGGTCAACCGCGGTTTCCGGGTCGAGGTCAACAGCGCCCTCGGACCTTACAAGGGCGGCCTGCGTTTTCATCCGTCGGTTTACCTCGGCATCGTCAAGTTTCTGGGCTTCGAACAGCTCTTTAAAAACGCGTTGACGGGCATGCCGATCGGCGGCGGCAAAGGCGGCTCGGATTTCGATCCCAAGGGAAAATCGACCAGCGAGATCATGCGTTTCTGCCAAAGCTTCATGACGGAGCTTTACCGGCATCTGGGCGAATACACCGACGTGCCGGCGGGCGATATCGGCGTGGGCACGCGGGAGATCGGCTACCTCTTCGGGCAATACAAACGCATCACCAACCGCTACGAATCCGGCGTGCTGACGGGCAAAGGCCTCGACTGGGGCGGCGCCCAGGCCCGCAAGGAGGCCACCGGCTACGGCGCGGTGTTTTTCCTCAATGAAATGCTCGGCGTGCGCGACGACTCCGTGGACGGCAAGACGTGCGTCGTGTCCGGCTCCGGCAATGTTGCGATCTACGCCATCGAGAAGCTGCAGCAGCTCGGCGGCAAAGTGGTGGCGTGCTCCGACTCCGCGGGCTTCATCCACGATCCCAAAGGTCTCGACCTCGCTTTGATCAAGCAGCTCAAGGAAGTGGAGCGTCGTCGCATCGCGGATTACATCACCGCGCGTCCACGTGCGCGCTACGTCCCCAACGGCAACCTCTGGGACGTGCCGTGTCAGCTCGCCCTGCCGTGCGCCACGCAGAACGAACTCAACGGCAAGGACGCCGTCCAGCTCGTCAAGAACGGCTGCATCGCCATCGCCGAAGGCGCCAACATGCCCACCACCCCCGAAGGCGTGCGCGTTTTCGCGGAGGCGGGCGTCGCCTTCGGTCCCGGCAAAGCCGCCAACGCCGGCGGCGTGGCCACCTCGGCGCTCGAGATGCAGCAAAACGCGAGTCGCGACGTGTGGGACTTCGCGTTCACCGAGAAACGCCTCGCCGTGATCATCAAAGGCATTCACCAGCGCTGCTACGAAACGGCTGAGGAATACGGTGCGCCAGGCAACTACGTCAAAGGCGCCAACATCGCCAGTTTCATCAAGGTGGCTCACGCCATGGTGGCGCTCGGCGTCGTCTAA
- a CDS encoding ATP-binding protein, whose translation MKRRPVRPAVDAELLAAAVRGQAEGVFIARRRLGPRGFTILYANDSLAAMAGLAPGELTGQPHGVLHADAAERERLRTWLATLAPGASLNGEGYLVRRGGTSFYAAWTFSPVFDDAGRAQHIVAIYRDISEKRKLQEALARAQRLDAVGRLAGGVAHDFNNLMSVINGYCEILKPRLGAFPQALHDIEEVHKAGEKAAALTRQLLAFGRRQPMHPQTLSLNDIVRENASLLERLLGETGQLELRLAPAPLYVQADPVHLQQVLLNLTINARDALRDNGRVTISTAPREIVTAHHRRSTDTPPGHYVVLTVADNGTGMDAHTQEHLFEPFFTTKPEGKGTGLGLPIVYGIVQQSNGFITVRSAPLTGATFEILLPATTAPAITPPPALISPPVVTRGNEAILLIEHDEVVRKMFAGILTADGYRVTAAASLKTALAHPARSAPPFKLLIARVSGEAETFARQLLAQLPDLRVLRMTESDTVPALRWWPEQHQTSLTKPFALNELLKATRRVLDA comes from the coding sequence GTGAAGCGCCGCCCGGTGCGCCCGGCCGTCGATGCGGAATTGCTCGCCGCCGCCGTGCGCGGCCAGGCCGAAGGCGTTTTCATTGCCCGCCGCCGCCTCGGCCCGCGCGGTTTCACGATCCTCTACGCCAACGACAGCCTCGCGGCGATGGCCGGCCTCGCCCCCGGCGAACTCACCGGCCAGCCCCACGGCGTGCTCCACGCCGATGCCGCCGAACGCGAACGCTTGCGCACGTGGCTGGCCACTCTCGCGCCCGGTGCCTCGCTCAACGGCGAAGGTTACCTCGTGCGCCGCGGCGGCACGTCCTTCTACGCCGCGTGGACGTTCAGCCCCGTCTTCGACGACGCCGGCCGCGCGCAGCACATCGTGGCGATTTACCGCGACATCAGCGAAAAACGAAAATTGCAGGAAGCCCTCGCACGCGCCCAGCGCCTCGACGCCGTCGGCCGGCTCGCGGGCGGCGTCGCCCACGACTTCAACAACCTGATGTCGGTCATCAACGGCTACTGCGAAATCCTCAAGCCCCGCCTTGGCGCGTTTCCCCAAGCGTTGCACGACATCGAAGAGGTTCACAAAGCCGGCGAGAAAGCCGCCGCCCTTACCCGTCAGCTTCTCGCCTTCGGCCGCCGCCAGCCGATGCACCCGCAGACGCTCAGCCTCAACGACATCGTGCGCGAAAATGCCAGCCTGCTGGAACGCCTCCTCGGCGAGACCGGCCAGCTGGAGTTGCGCCTCGCCCCGGCCCCGCTCTACGTGCAGGCCGATCCGGTGCACCTGCAACAGGTGCTGCTCAACCTCACCATCAACGCGCGCGATGCCTTGCGCGACAACGGCCGCGTCACCATCAGCACCGCCCCCCGCGAGATCGTGACCGCTCACCATCGCCGCTCCACCGATACTCCGCCCGGGCACTACGTCGTCCTCACCGTCGCCGACAACGGCACCGGCATGGATGCCCACACGCAGGAGCATTTGTTCGAACCGTTTTTCACCACCAAGCCCGAGGGCAAGGGCACGGGCCTCGGCCTGCCGATCGTCTATGGCATCGTGCAACAGAGCAACGGCTTCATCACCGTGCGCAGCGCCCCGCTCACCGGCGCCACGTTTGAAATCCTCCTCCCGGCCACGACGGCACCGGCGATAACGCCTCCGCCCGCGTTGATCTCCCCGCCCGTGGTCACGCGGGGCAACGAAGCCATTCTCCTGATCGAGCACGACGAGGTGGTGCGCAAAATGTTCGCCGGCATCCTGACCGCGGACGGCTATCGCGTGACCGCGGCGGCGAGCCTCAAAACCGCCCTCGCGCATCCCGCGCGCTCCGCTCCGCCCTTCAAACTCCTCATCGCCCGCGTCTCCGGCGAAGCCGAGACGTTCGCGCGCCAGTTGCTCGCCCAACTCCCCGACCTGCGTGTGCTCCGCATGACCGAGTCGGACACCGTGCCAGCGTTGCGCTGGTGGCCGGAACAGCACCAGACCTCGCTCACGAAACCCTTTGCCTTGAACGAACTGCTCAAAGCCACGCGTCGCGTGCTCGACGCCTGA
- a CDS encoding lipoyl protein ligase domain-containing protein, which yields MNLHVLPIRTAGAAENMAADFLLLQRYPGAPAVRFRHYEWRAPAFTFGFSQKIAFIRATLPPDETFDLCRRPTGGGLVDHRDDWTYTLVVPRGHPLEELRASASYRATHECLAAALVRQGVPALIKTTCEPAAEGNACGAAGVCFQRAELYDVVHRESGEKIAGAAQKRNKHGLLFQGSLWRPAVGAPLDWDQLHDDFVAALAESLAVQAAPTPWPDFADDELSGLTDAYSSPEWIEAR from the coding sequence ATGAATCTGCACGTGCTGCCGATCCGCACCGCCGGTGCCGCCGAAAACATGGCGGCCGATTTCCTCCTGCTGCAACGCTACCCCGGCGCGCCTGCCGTGCGCTTTCGTCATTATGAATGGCGCGCGCCCGCGTTCACCTTTGGCTTCAGCCAGAAAATCGCGTTCATCCGCGCCACGCTGCCGCCCGACGAGACCTTCGATCTCTGCCGCCGTCCGACCGGCGGCGGCCTCGTCGATCATCGCGACGACTGGACCTACACCCTCGTCGTCCCCCGCGGTCATCCGCTCGAGGAGTTGCGCGCCAGCGCGAGCTACCGCGCCACGCACGAATGTCTCGCCGCCGCCCTCGTCCGCCAAGGCGTGCCTGCCCTGATCAAAACCACCTGCGAACCCGCCGCCGAGGGCAACGCATGCGGCGCGGCCGGCGTGTGTTTCCAACGCGCCGAACTTTACGATGTCGTCCACCGTGAGTCCGGCGAAAAAATCGCCGGCGCTGCGCAGAAGCGCAACAAGCACGGCCTCCTCTTCCAAGGCTCGCTCTGGCGCCCCGCCGTCGGCGCGCCGCTCGACTGGGATCAGTTGCACGACGACTTCGTCGCCGCTCTCGCGGAGTCCCTGGCGGTCCAGGCCGCGCCGACCCCGTGGCCGGACTTCGCGGACGACGAACTCAGCGGCCTGACCGACGCCTATTCGTCACCCGAGTGGATCGAAGCGCGGTGA
- a CDS encoding glycosyl hydrolase produces the protein MKINARLSAQQLQPKVARVFELAGQKIRAIDAAWDPANGTPVFTVKGKYTSRGWTEWTQGFQFGMALLQFDATGDEAMLKLGREKTVKLMASHVSHTGVHDHGFNNVSTYGNLRRLMLEGKIPHNQDELNFTELALKVSGAVQAARHATTGYREPWSPVKGSAGVVPSGYVYSFNGPQSLFADTIRSMRSLVVAHQLGHALMGEGDKPTNLLHRAIEHAATTARFNVFFGQGRDTYDVRGRVAHESIFNRNDGQFRCPSSQQGYSPFTTWTRGAAWIICGFAEQLEFLEAAQGVDLDAVGGRRAVTDLFLETARAASDYYIDGYSALDGVPYWDSNALNTWQLGDYAKKPADPFNAFEPVDSSAAAIAAQGLIRLGNYLVAKGQKAAGNKYLQAGLTIADTLFAEPYLSTDKKHQGLLLHSVYHRPNGWDHIPKGRKVPCGESSMWGDYHGMELALLISRMAAGKYYTFF, from the coding sequence ATGAAGATCAACGCCCGCTTGAGCGCCCAGCAGCTCCAACCCAAAGTCGCCCGCGTGTTTGAGCTCGCCGGGCAGAAGATCCGCGCGATCGATGCGGCGTGGGATCCCGCGAACGGCACGCCGGTGTTTACCGTGAAGGGTAAATACACCTCGCGCGGGTGGACCGAGTGGACGCAGGGATTTCAATTTGGCATGGCGTTGCTGCAATTCGACGCCACGGGCGACGAGGCGATGTTGAAACTTGGACGCGAGAAGACGGTGAAATTGATGGCCTCGCACGTGTCGCACACCGGCGTGCATGACCATGGGTTCAACAACGTGTCCACCTACGGCAACCTGCGGCGGCTGATGCTGGAGGGGAAAATCCCGCACAATCAGGATGAGCTGAATTTTACGGAGCTGGCGCTCAAAGTGTCGGGCGCGGTGCAAGCGGCGCGGCATGCGACGACCGGTTACCGCGAGCCGTGGTCGCCGGTGAAGGGTTCCGCGGGCGTGGTGCCGAGCGGCTACGTTTATTCGTTCAACGGCCCGCAGTCGCTTTTCGCGGACACGATCCGCTCGATGCGCTCGCTCGTGGTGGCGCACCAGCTCGGCCACGCGCTGATGGGCGAGGGCGACAAGCCGACGAATCTGCTGCATCGCGCGATCGAGCACGCGGCGACGACGGCGCGGTTCAACGTGTTCTTCGGGCAGGGGCGCGACACTTACGACGTGCGCGGGCGCGTGGCGCATGAGTCGATCTTCAACCGCAACGACGGCCAGTTCCGCTGCCCGAGTTCGCAGCAGGGTTATTCGCCGTTCACGACGTGGACGCGCGGCGCGGCGTGGATCATCTGCGGTTTCGCGGAGCAGTTGGAGTTTCTCGAGGCGGCGCAGGGCGTGGATCTTGACGCCGTCGGCGGCCGGCGCGCGGTGACGGATTTGTTTTTGGAGACGGCGCGCGCGGCGAGCGATTATTACATCGACGGTTACTCGGCGCTGGACGGCGTGCCGTATTGGGACAGCAACGCGCTCAACACCTGGCAACTTGGCGACTACGCGAAGAAGCCGGCGGATCCGTTCAACGCCTTCGAGCCGGTGGACAGTTCGGCGGCAGCGATCGCGGCGCAGGGCCTGATTCGCCTCGGCAATTACCTCGTGGCGAAAGGCCAGAAGGCGGCGGGCAACAAGTATCTGCAGGCGGGCCTCACGATTGCGGATACGCTCTTTGCCGAGCCTTATCTGTCGACCGACAAAAAGCATCAGGGCTTGCTGCTGCACAGCGTTTATCACCGGCCGAACGGCTGGGATCATATTCCGAAAGGGCGCAAGGTGCCCTGCGGCGAATCGTCGATGTGGGGCGACTATCACGGGATGGAGCTCGCGCTGCTCATCTCGCGGATGGCGGCGGGCAAATACTATACGTTCTTCTAA
- a CDS encoding MarC family protein, whose product MPPFAKEFLQCFIPLFVAIDPIGLAAIFLFMGQGVPLATRHRIARQATWTGGIVALAFLFLGTTIFAAVGITVSDFQIAGGLILFILATRDLIHSAAEEPPKFGDDFGVVPLGMPLIAGPASITTLLALSQTQGVWVTLAALAVNLVLVAVALLGSAWLGRKVGTTGLRAISKIISMLLAAIAISMIRRGWASG is encoded by the coding sequence GTGCCTCCATTCGCCAAGGAGTTCCTCCAGTGCTTCATCCCGCTGTTCGTGGCCATCGACCCCATCGGCCTCGCCGCGATTTTTCTCTTCATGGGGCAGGGCGTGCCGCTGGCGACGCGCCACCGCATCGCGCGACAAGCCACCTGGACCGGCGGCATCGTCGCCCTCGCGTTTCTTTTTCTCGGCACGACGATTTTTGCGGCGGTCGGCATCACCGTCAGCGACTTCCAGATCGCGGGTGGTCTCATTCTCTTCATCCTCGCCACGCGCGACCTCATTCACTCCGCCGCGGAGGAGCCGCCGAAATTCGGCGATGATTTTGGCGTCGTCCCGCTCGGGATGCCGCTCATCGCCGGGCCGGCGTCGATCACAACCCTGCTCGCCCTCTCGCAGACGCAAGGCGTGTGGGTCACCCTCGCCGCGCTCGCCGTCAACCTCGTGCTTGTCGCCGTCGCCTTGCTCGGCAGCGCCTGGCTCGGTCGCAAGGTCGGCACCACCGGCCTGCGCGCGATTTCGAAAATCATTTCCATGCTCCTCGCCGCGATCGCGATCAGCATGATCCGCCGCGGCTGGGCCTCCGGATGA
- the pdxH gene encoding pyridoxamine 5'-phosphate oxidase: MSLADLRKDYSLAGLVEKDLARDPFRQFDKWFQEAQGAKIPEPNAMVVATATREGRPSTRTVLLKGIDGRGFVFYTNYESRKGREIEANARVSLLFPWIAIERQIIVEGTVTKVSREESAAYFHSRPQASQIGAWASQQSAVIGSRALLEQAFKAAEKKYAGSEIPMPPQWGGYRVNPETVEFWQGRRSRLHDRLRYRREANGDWTIERLSP, encoded by the coding sequence ATGTCTCTCGCTGATTTGCGCAAGGATTACTCGCTCGCCGGCCTCGTGGAAAAGGATTTGGCGCGCGATCCCTTCCGCCAGTTCGACAAATGGTTTCAGGAGGCGCAAGGCGCCAAGATCCCCGAGCCCAACGCGATGGTCGTGGCCACCGCGACGCGCGAGGGCCGGCCTTCCACGCGCACCGTTCTCCTCAAAGGGATCGATGGTCGCGGCTTCGTTTTCTACACCAATTACGAAAGCCGCAAAGGCCGCGAAATCGAAGCCAACGCCCGCGTGTCGCTCCTCTTCCCATGGATCGCGATCGAGCGCCAGATCATCGTGGAGGGCACGGTGACCAAGGTTTCGCGCGAGGAAAGCGCCGCCTATTTTCACTCCCGCCCGCAAGCCAGCCAGATTGGCGCCTGGGCCTCGCAACAAAGCGCCGTGATCGGCAGCCGCGCGCTGCTCGAACAAGCCTTCAAAGCCGCCGAGAAAAAATACGCCGGCAGCGAAATCCCCATGCCGCCACAATGGGGCGGCTACCGTGTAAACCCCGAGACCGTGGAATTCTGGCAGGGCCGCCGCAGCCGCCTCCACGACCGCCTCCGCTATCGCCGCGAAGCCAACGGCGACTGGACGATCGAGCGCCTCTCCCCGTGA
- a CDS encoding type IV pilin protein, with product MATPQPATVEIVPPKERSPSFLAVQKQLELGGTLYGYVDVDGDALKVARSFKDIMTEVAAAQPNLRSFAQHDYAAIATKLGLADVKAMGLSSVPDGTGFFRNRLFLYTPEGRHGLLAGLGGKPAPFTHLNLAPANTAVYSEADLDIAAVYQTVKDVVAEVAGEPASNKMEAAIKHASDSAKLSLLDLIYGLKGHSAMVLCIDSVKTMQMPPPASITLPAFSLLVCVDGVGPVVESALAQEAGFQRTDEGAFHVYTSAKPVAGFGWTPVFVVDGRDLYFATSRAFYDECRAQKTGLAQQPEFQQALDHVGHEGNGLSYVTPQFFDHLKRIEKLNPTLPPPLKQLITMIISRLPTPDQPLVGIRTNLPDGILVRSYMNRSFKQDLAMVSVYNPVTIGLMSAMAIPAFQKVRTSSQQKAVLNNLRQLSAAADQYYLENGVSTTTYDEIVGEKRYIKKIIPVMGENYREIRLEAGLPLRIRLPDGRMVEYGP from the coding sequence GTGGCAACGCCTCAACCCGCCACCGTCGAAATTGTGCCGCCAAAGGAGCGCAGCCCGAGCTTCCTTGCGGTTCAAAAACAGCTTGAGCTCGGCGGCACGCTCTATGGCTACGTGGACGTCGACGGCGACGCGCTAAAAGTCGCCCGCAGCTTCAAGGACATCATGACGGAGGTGGCCGCCGCCCAGCCGAACCTGCGTTCCTTCGCGCAACACGACTACGCCGCGATCGCGACGAAGCTCGGCCTGGCCGACGTCAAAGCCATGGGTCTCAGTTCGGTGCCCGACGGCACCGGCTTCTTCCGCAACCGCCTGTTTCTCTATACGCCCGAAGGCCGTCACGGGTTGCTCGCCGGACTGGGCGGCAAGCCCGCGCCCTTCACCCACCTGAACCTCGCGCCGGCGAATACCGCCGTCTATTCTGAAGCGGATCTCGATATCGCGGCTGTTTACCAGACCGTGAAAGACGTTGTCGCCGAAGTCGCCGGCGAGCCCGCCAGCAACAAAATGGAAGCGGCCATCAAGCACGCCAGTGACTCCGCCAAACTCTCGCTGCTCGACCTCATCTACGGCCTGAAGGGCCACAGTGCCATGGTTCTCTGCATCGATTCGGTGAAGACCATGCAGATGCCTCCGCCAGCGAGCATCACCCTGCCGGCGTTCTCCCTGCTCGTCTGCGTCGACGGCGTGGGGCCGGTCGTTGAAAGCGCGCTTGCGCAGGAAGCCGGTTTCCAACGGACCGACGAAGGCGCGTTTCATGTTTATACCAGCGCCAAGCCGGTTGCCGGTTTCGGCTGGACACCCGTCTTTGTCGTCGATGGCCGCGATCTGTACTTCGCCACCTCCCGCGCGTTTTACGACGAGTGCCGCGCCCAAAAAACCGGGCTGGCGCAACAACCGGAATTTCAACAGGCCCTCGACCACGTCGGTCACGAGGGCAACGGGCTGTCCTACGTCACGCCGCAATTCTTTGACCACCTGAAGCGCATCGAAAAACTCAACCCGACGCTGCCGCCGCCGCTCAAGCAACTGATCACGATGATCATCTCCCGGCTGCCGACGCCTGACCAACCTCTGGTCGGCATTCGCACGAACCTGCCCGACGGCATCCTCGTGCGTTCCTATATGAACCGCTCGTTCAAACAGGATCTCGCCATGGTTTCTGTCTATAACCCCGTCACGATCGGCCTGATGAGCGCGATGGCCATTCCTGCATTTCAGAAAGTCCGCACGTCTTCGCAACAAAAGGCGGTGCTCAACAACCTTCGCCAGCTCTCCGCGGCCGCTGACCAATATTATTTGGAAAACGGGGTCTCCACGACCACGTATGACGAAATCGTCGGCGAAAAGCGTTATATCAAAAAGATCATTCCGGTGATGGGCGAAAATTATCGCGAAATCCGCCTCGAAGCCGGCCTGCCTCTCCGCATCCGCCTCCCCGACGGCCGCATGGTCGAATACGGGCCCTAA